The genomic interval ATCAATGCCCGCGCGGCGACAGCAGTGGCCGATGATACCGTTGAGCACGCCCACGATGTCACGCCGCAAGAGCTCGAGGCCGTGGGGATTATCGGTGGCGAACTGGATGCGGCTGATGACGTCCTCGCCATGGGCGACCTGCGCGTTCATGTCGGAGGCGACCGCGACCTGGCGCCCCGCGATCAGGTCCAGCAGGTAGCCGACGACGGTGGTGGTGCCGACGTCGAAGGCGATGCCGTAGAGCGCGGCCGTGGTATCGTCGGGCTCGACCGCGAGCAGCCGGTCGCCGGCGAATGCCGCGGTCACTTGCCAGTCGGCCGCGCGCAGCGTGCGGCCGAGCTCGCGCAGCAGCGCCAGTGAGCACGATGCCCGGGGCCGCCCCGCCGCCGCCAGCAGCCGCTCGCGGTCACCTCGCTGATCCTCGAGCACGGGCGCGGGCACGGCCACGAACTGCTTGACCACCGCGGGGTCGAGGGCCAGCTCGTGGGCGACACCTTCGCTCAGGATGCTCTGCTGGAGCTGGCGCGACGCCGGGGGGATGTAAACCGTGAGGTCCGACCGCGGGCGGCACTGGCACGCCAGGCGAAAACCGGCGCCCAACAGCTCCGCCCCGAGCGCCTGGGTCTCCTCCGCCGTCGGCGGCGGCGCGGCGTCCCGCACCTTGACCCGGCACTTGCCGCAGCGGCCCTCCCCGCCGCACGGGGTCTCCAGCGTTATGCCCGCCTGCTGCGCGGCCTCCAGGATGGGGCTGCCCACAGGAACGCGCACGCGCAGTTTGTCGGGCAGGAATCGAATCTCTATGTCGGCCATAGGCTCTGCGCCTGCGCTGCCTGCCTCTTCACCCCGCCTCACCCCGCCTCATGCCCGGCCCGGCGCGACCGGCCGTAACACAACGGGCGGGGGCTGAGCCCCGCCCCGGGACCTCGTCCGCACCGCCGCCCGCTCGCGCGGCTACAACGGCGGCATGTCGCTCAGCAGCGCGAACTGCTTCTTGGCCTCGGCGTGGTCCGGCTGCAGTTCCAGGATCTTCGCGAAGTGCACCCGCGCCTCGTCATACATCCCGAGCATGCAGCAGGTCTTGGCGAGGTAAAGGAGCGCCTCCACCGAGTCGGGGGCGGTCTCCACGGTGCGCCGCAGTTCCGCCAGCGACTCATCGAACATGCCGATGAAACCATAGACCAGACCCAGGCCGATGCGGGCGTCGAGGTGGTCGGCGCGGCGCTCCAGCACGAAGCGGAACTCCGCCATCGCCTGGTCGTACTCGCCGGCGTTCTTATGAGCCGTGCCCTGTTGGTAGTGCTTCTCGAGCTCGTCGGGGGCTATGCTCATGGCAGCCACCTACACCCGAACGTCATTCGCCCGAGACGCCCCCCAGTGCCTCGCCCACCTCGACCCTATATCCGCGCACGTAGGCCGCGCCCGACATCGGGCGCTTA from Armatimonadota bacterium carries:
- a CDS encoding tetratricopeptide repeat protein — translated: MSIAPDELEKHYQQGTAHKNAGEYDQAMAEFRFVLERRADHLDARIGLGLVYGFIGMFDESLAELRRTVETAPDSVEALLYLAKTCCMLGMYDEARVHFAKILELQPDHAEAKKQFALLSDMPPL